A DNA window from Bubalus bubalis isolate 160015118507 breed Murrah chromosome 20, NDDB_SH_1, whole genome shotgun sequence contains the following coding sequences:
- the LOC112577633 gene encoding U3 small nucleolar RNA-associated protein 14 homolog A, producing MSTNQAAESNLLALNQQKELEDLPKDYPLSTSEDEGDNDGERKHQKLLESISSLNRKDRQKLAERSEASLKVSEFSVSSEGSGEKLVLSDLLEPVKTSSSLAAVKKQLNRVKSKKTVELPLHREEIEQIHREVAFNKSSQILSKWDPVVLKNRQAEQLVFPLSKPQSVFAPIEHVVSGWKAGTPLEQEIFDLLHKNKQPVTEPLLTPVEKASLKAMSLEEVKMCRAELQRARALQSYYEARARREKRIKSKKYHRILKKGKAKQALKDFEKLQKVNTAAALEELEKLDKARMMERMSLKHQNSGKWAKSKAIMAKYNLEARQAMQEQLARNKELMQKVRAASESEEEEEGQEEEEEPLVPDMVNGVQIKANGLNPWMFQNHFIDAKEAEVQKDLENPAEPEAQETSESEEERAVVEEETLLKEFEERRSLRQKSELNHMAEPVHRCVTKDPSNQEVLSELRALSHKLITENHQSGKQELSSARTAQREEPAREEEEPMFPQRPKRAQTLDELEELGREGCAENKELPRTAVEGLQLEKNLSNLIGAPKEKKRKEQMIDLQNLLATKSPSVKSLAVPMTVQELEDEEERHQRQMTKEAFAGDDVIRDFLKEKREAVEASKPKDLDLTLPGWGKWGGMGLKPSAKKRHRFLIKAPEGPPRKDKNLPNVIISEKRNIHAAAHQAQVLPHPFTHHHQFERTIQTPIGSTWNTPRAFQKLTMPKVVAKPGHIIKPIKAEDVGYRSSPRSDLSVVQRNPKQLSIRHKKTSGE from the coding sequence ATGAGCACGAACCAGGCTGCGGAGAGCAACCTTCTGGCTTTGAACCAACAGAAAGAACTAGAGGATTTGCCAAAAGACTACCCCTTGAGCACCAGTGAAGATGAAGGGGACAACGATGGGGAAAGAAAGCATCAGAAGCTTCTGGAATCAATCAGTTCACTTAATAGAAAGGATAGGCAGAAATTGGCTGAGAGGTCTGAGGCTAGTCTGAAGGTGTCAGAGTTCAGTGTAAGTTCTGAAGGATCAGGAGAGAAGCTGGTCCTTTCAGATCTGCTTGAGCCTGTTAAAACTTCATCCTCATTGGCTGCTGTGAAAAAGCAGCTGAATCGAGTGAAATCGAAGAAGACTGTGGAGTTACCACTTCACAGAGAAGAGATTGAGCAGATCCACAGAGAAGTGGCATTCAATAAAAGCTCCCAAATCCTCTCCAAATGGGATCCTGTTGTTCTGAAGAACCGGCAAGCAGAGCAGCTGGTTTTTCCCCTGAGCAAGCCCCAATCAGTCTTTGCTCCCATTGAACATGTGGTCAGTGGCTGGAAAGCAGGAACTCCCCTGGAGCAGGAGATTTTTGATCTTCTCCATAAGAATAAGCAGCCTGTGACAGAGCCTTTACTGACTCCCGTGGAAAAGGCCTCTCTCAAAGCTATGAGCCTGGAAGAGGTAAAGATGTGCCGAGCAGAGCTTCAAAGGGCCCGGGCCCTGCAGTCCTACTATGAGGCCAGGGCTCGAAGAGAGAAGAGAATCAAAAGCAAAAAGTATCACAGAattctgaagaaaggaaaggccaaGCAAGCCTTAAAAGATTTTGAGAAGCTGCAGAAGGTCAATACTGCTGCGGCACTGGAAGAACTAGAAAAACTTGACAAGGCCAGAATGATGGAGCGAATGAGCCTTAAGCACCAGAACAGTGGGAAATGGGCAAAATCAAAGGCAATTATGGCCAAATACAACCTGGAGGCTCGCCAGGCTATGCAGGAACAGCTGGCCAGGAACAAAGAGCTGATGCAGAAGGTCCGGGCGGCCTCTGAgagtgaggaagaggaggaaggccaggaggaagaggaagaaccTCTTGTTCCTGACATGGTGAATGGGGTGCAGATAAAGGCAAATGGACTGAACCCATGGATGTTCCAGAATCACTTCATTGATGCCAAAGAGGCTGAGGTCCAGAAAGACCTGGAAAATCCTGCTGAGCCTGAAGCCCAGGAGACTTCtgaaagtgaggaagaaagagCAGTGGTGGAGGAAGAAACTCTCTTGAAAGAATTTGAGGAAAGGCGATCACTTAGACAGAAGTCTGAGCTCAACCACATGGCGGAGCCAGTGCACAGATGTGTAACAAAGGATCCTAGCAACCAGGAGGTTCTGTCTGAATTGAGGGCACTGTCTCATAAACTCATCACAGAGAACCATCAGTCAGGGAAGCAAGAACTGAGTTCAGCAAGGACAGCTCAGAGAGAGGAACCTGccagggaggaagaggagccCATGTTTCCGCAGAGGCCAAAGAGAGCTCAGACTCTGGACGAGCTGGAGGAGCTGGGCAGAGAAGGGTGTGCTGAAAACAAGGAGCTACCCAGAACTGCAGTGGAAGGGCTTCAGTTGGAGAAGAATCTAAGTAATCTTATTGGCGCccccaaggagaagaaaaggaaggagcaaATGATTGATCTCCAGAACCTCCTAGCCACAAAATCGCCTTCCGTGAAGTCCTTGGCAGTTCCCATGACTGTACAGGAGTTGGAAGATGAAGAAGAGAGACATCAAAGGCAGATGACAAAGGAAGCTTTTGCTGGGGATGATGTCATCAGAGACTtcttgaaagagaagagggaagctgTGGAGGCGAGTAAGCCAAAGGACCTGGACTTGACTCTGCCTGGCTGGGGCAAGTGGGGTGGTATGGGCCTGAAGCCCAGTGCCAAGAAGAGACACCGGTTTCTCATTAAAGCCCCTGAGGGTCCTCCAAGGAAAGACAAGAATTTGCCAAACGTGATCATCAGTGAGAAGCGGAACATCCATGCAGCAGCTCATCAGGCGCAGGTGCTTCCACATCCATTCACACACCACCACCAATTTGAAaggaccatccagacccccataGGATCTACATGGAACACCCCAAGGGCCTTCCAAAAGCTGACCATGCCCAAGGTTGTCGCCAAGCCAGGCCATATCATTAAGCCTATCAAAGCAGAGGATGTGGGCTACCGATCTTCCCCAAGGTCGGACCTCTCTGTCGTACAGAGGAATCCAAAACAACTTTCCATACGTCACAAAAAAACTTCTGGAGAATAA